The Psychromonas sp. MME1 genome window below encodes:
- a CDS encoding outer membrane beta-barrel protein, translating to MINKHLFIIPLATLVFSPINSIAAEKDYITVSGYLGGRISNDLEDKETDEKADLSNDLSQALSVAWRYSRNKETEIMFSTAKQTLTTSGEQNIKTDLRISYLHFGGRVIFPHENGFSNSVGLGIGATVFSPDDSQYDTEIKFSGNITAGLRYELTPQWALRGDLRVYGTVLNSDSTMFCDNGTCLIRSSGEVYVQTEIMTGIEYKF from the coding sequence ATGATAAACAAACATCTTTTTATTATTCCCCTTGCAACACTCGTCTTTTCCCCTATTAACAGTATTGCAGCAGAAAAAGATTATATTACTGTTAGTGGTTACCTAGGCGGACGAATTAGTAATGACTTAGAAGATAAAGAAACCGATGAAAAAGCGGATCTAAGTAATGATTTATCACAGGCGCTTTCCGTTGCTTGGCGCTATAGCCGTAATAAAGAAACTGAAATTATGTTTTCCACGGCCAAACAAACCTTAACGACCTCTGGCGAACAAAATATAAAAACTGACCTACGCATAAGTTATTTACACTTCGGTGGGCGAGTCATTTTCCCCCATGAAAATGGGTTTTCCAACAGCGTTGGTTTAGGGATAGGGGCAACCGTTTTCTCCCCAGATGATAGTCAATATGACACAGAAATAAAATTCTCAGGGAATATTACCGCGGGACTGCGTTATGAATTAACACCACAATGGGCACTTCGTGGCGATCTACGCGTTTATGGTACGGTATTGAATTCCGATAGCACTATGTTTTGTGATAATGGAACCTGCTTAATTCGTTCCAGTGGAGAAGTTTACGTACAAACGGAAATCATGACCGGAATAGAGTATAAATTCTAA
- a CDS encoding DUF2062 domain-containing protein: MPKKFIQRFSPKPETLKAHPHLKYLGKALHNPGLWHLNRRSASGAIAVGLFCAWMPIPFQMVLAAVIAMIFMVNLPLSVALVWISNPITMPPLFYGAYRLGAFILQEKVVDFNFELSFSWLAQILETIAPALLLGCFILGIGCSFLGYLLTRLIWRFTMVQKWQKRNKKI; the protein is encoded by the coding sequence ATGCCAAAAAAATTTATTCAACGGTTTTCTCCAAAACCAGAAACATTAAAAGCACATCCTCATTTAAAGTATTTAGGTAAGGCGTTGCATAACCCGGGCCTCTGGCATCTAAATAGAAGAAGCGCTTCAGGTGCCATTGCTGTTGGGCTGTTTTGTGCTTGGATGCCAATCCCATTTCAAATGGTGCTAGCGGCCGTTATTGCCATGATTTTTATGGTAAACTTACCTCTTTCTGTTGCTTTAGTTTGGATTTCTAACCCAATAACGATGCCACCTCTTTTTTATGGTGCTTACCGATTAGGGGCTTTTATCTTGCAAGAAAAAGTGGTTGATTTTAATTTTGAACTCTCCTTTTCTTGGCTAGCGCAAATTTTAGAGACCATTGCACCTGCGCTTTTATTAGGATGTTTTATTCTCGGTATTGGTTGCTCATTTTTAGGCTATTTATTAACCCGTTTAATCTGGCGTTTCACCATGGTTCAAAAGTGGCAGAAACGTAATAAAAAAATATAA
- the acs gene encoding acetate--CoA ligase: MDSKQQLYFPSSEVVEQANVQNYETLYKRSIEDREGFWAEQASLLEWYKPWDKVLDDSNKPFYKWFVGGQTNIVHNAIDCHLQGADCNKLAIIWESEGGETRSFSYYALNREVCQFANILTSMGIKKGDIVTIYMPQIPELVFAMLACAKIGAVHSVVYGGFSYEALASRISDANSRVLITADGGSRRGKKIDLKSIADEAMKRSPTIEVCITVKYNGLDVNMEAERDFWYHNLKSLPIASSKCATVQLDAEDPLFILYTSGTTGKPKGMLHTHGGYSVYTSTTHRMAFDIKPADRWWCAADPGWITGHSYIVYGPLINASTIIMYEGAPNFPYPNRWWQMVEKYGINILYTSPTAIRGLMRFGDQWAKRHDLSSLRLLGSVGEPINPEAWRWFYEVIGNSKCPIIDTWWQTETGGFMICPLPITPLKPGSAAQPFFGNEIGVVDDDGNAVAVGEEGKLVIKNPWPGMARTIMGDDQRYAELYWGDYQGKGYYKAGDSAKIDQDGYIWVIGRMDEVLKVSGYRLGTSEIESALVSHPTVIEAAAIGLPHELKGNAIHTFVLLKEGVVGDKVLQDELKEHVANELGKIAKPEDVTFVDSLPKTRSGKIMRRVLKARALGLDEGDLSTLED; encoded by the coding sequence ATGGATTCTAAACAGCAACTTTATTTCCCTAGCTCTGAAGTAGTAGAACAAGCCAATGTACAAAATTATGAAACACTTTATAAACGCTCAATTGAAGATAGAGAAGGTTTTTGGGCTGAACAAGCATCACTGCTTGAATGGTATAAGCCTTGGGATAAAGTTTTAGATGATAGTAATAAACCTTTTTATAAATGGTTCGTTGGTGGACAAACTAATATTGTACACAACGCCATAGATTGTCATTTACAAGGTGCAGATTGCAATAAACTTGCGATAATTTGGGAGAGTGAAGGTGGTGAAACACGTAGTTTTTCCTACTATGCACTGAATCGTGAAGTGTGTCAGTTTGCCAATATTTTAACCAGTATGGGTATTAAAAAAGGCGATATAGTAACGATCTATATGCCGCAGATACCTGAGTTAGTTTTTGCTATGTTAGCCTGTGCAAAAATAGGTGCGGTTCATAGTGTTGTTTATGGAGGGTTTAGCTACGAGGCATTAGCATCACGTATTAGTGATGCAAATAGTCGTGTTTTAATTACCGCGGATGGTGGTTCCCGTCGTGGTAAAAAAATAGATTTAAAAAGTATTGCCGATGAAGCGATGAAGCGTTCCCCGACGATTGAAGTCTGTATCACCGTTAAATACAACGGCTTGGATGTCAATATGGAAGCTGAACGTGATTTTTGGTACCACAACTTAAAATCACTGCCCATTGCTAGTTCTAAATGTGCAACGGTGCAATTAGATGCTGAAGATCCCCTGTTTATTCTCTACACATCAGGTACGACGGGTAAACCAAAAGGCATGCTCCATACCCATGGTGGTTACAGTGTTTATACTAGCACAACGCACCGCATGGCTTTTGATATTAAACCTGCTGATCGTTGGTGGTGTGCAGCAGATCCAGGCTGGATAACAGGGCATAGTTATATCGTTTACGGTCCTTTAATCAATGCTAGCACTATCATTATGTATGAAGGTGCTCCTAATTTCCCTTACCCCAATCGCTGGTGGCAAATGGTTGAAAAGTATGGCATTAATATTTTATATACCTCACCGACAGCTATCCGAGGGCTGATGCGTTTTGGTGACCAATGGGCGAAACGCCATGATCTATCATCACTAAGGCTATTGGGCAGTGTGGGTGAGCCAATTAATCCAGAGGCATGGCGTTGGTTTTACGAGGTGATCGGTAATAGTAAATGCCCAATTATTGATACTTGGTGGCAAACTGAAACGGGAGGATTTATGATTTGTCCGTTACCAATTACGCCATTAAAACCGGGATCAGCAGCACAGCCATTTTTTGGTAATGAAATTGGCGTGGTTGATGATGATGGTAATGCCGTAGCCGTTGGTGAAGAGGGGAAATTGGTCATAAAAAATCCTTGGCCGGGTATGGCTCGCACGATTATGGGGGATGATCAACGTTACGCAGAGCTGTACTGGGGAGACTACCAAGGTAAAGGATATTATAAAGCAGGAGATTCAGCTAAAATTGATCAAGATGGCTATATATGGGTCATCGGGCGGATGGATGAGGTGCTGAAAGTGTCAGGTTATCGCCTTGGTACATCGGAAATTGAGAGTGCTTTGGTGAGTCATCCAACGGTTATTGAAGCAGCAGCCATAGGCTTGCCGCATGAGTTAAAAGGCAATGCAATCCATACCTTTGTTTTGTTAAAAGAGGGCGTTGTAGGCGACAAAGTATTACAAGATGAGTTAAAAGAGCATGTTGCTAACGAGCTTGGTAAAATAGCGAAGCCTGAAGATGTTACCTTTGTGGATAGTTTACCAAAAACGCGATCCGGTAAAATTATGCGTCGTGTATTAAAAGCGCGTGCATTAGGGCTCGATGAGGGAGACTTAAGTACATTAGAAGACTGA